One Rhizoctonia solani chromosome 3, complete sequence genomic region harbors:
- a CDS encoding Retrotransposable element Tf2 protein — protein sequence MTILVWGLAYLSHDVLGCILSHLQTLAYHPQSNGQTEQVNPSIEHFLRAYSGVNQRDWTKWLPMAEFAYNNAIHSSTGKSPFKALYGWEPSLTPSNVLTDVPEADDLASQMEAQWQEIEAALRQSKTRMIARETGEPLEFKIGEEAWLDAKNIKLKTLSPKLTKQHLGPFKVIKKISDQAYHLELPSTMRIHNVFYVGLLSKVKRDKKRNFENRPPPVTVDGEEEYKVEGITDMEKRDGKWFFRVKWKGYGSEENTWEPRENLKNAEKILKKFKKEMKEKALGTAKALKGGQCCRHI from the exons ATGACAATACTGGTCTGGGGActggcgtacctg TCTCAT GATGTattaggatgcatcctaagcCACCTTCAAAccttggcctaccacccccaaAGCAATGGACAAACGGAACAAGTCAACCCATCTATTgagcacttcctcagggcctactcaggggtgaaccaaagggactggactaAGTGGCttccaatggcggaatttgcctacaacaatgccataCACAGCAGCACAGGCAAATCACCATTCAAGGCACTGTATGGTTGGGAACCCTCCTTAACCCCGAGTAACGTTCTGACGGACGTTCCTGAGGCAGACGACTTGGCATCacaaatggaagcacaatggcagGAGATTGAGGCTGCACTcaggcaatcaaagacacgcatgaTTGCCAGGGAAACCGGAGAACCCCTTGAATTCAAAATTGGGGAGGAGGCCTGGCTAGATGCAAAAAACATAAAGCTGAAGACCCTAAGTCCTAAGCTGACCAAACAACACCTGggccccttcaaagtaaTCAAAAAGATCTCTGACCAAGCATACCACCTGGAACTCCCGTCAACAATGAGGATCCACAATGTTTTCTACGTAGGGCTCctatcaaaagtcaaaagggataaGAAGCgcaactttgagaaccgcCCTCCACCTGTCACTGTGGacggagaggaagaatacaaggtagagggaatcacagacatggaaaAAAGggacggaaaatggttttttagggttaaatggaaaggctatggatcagaggagaatacctgggagccaagggaaaacctcaagaacGCTGAAAAAATCCTTAAAAAAttcaaaaaagaaatgaaggaaaaggcccttggcactgccaaggcccttaagggggggcagtgttgtagacacatttga